One segment of Brassica napus cultivar Da-Ae chromosome C3, Da-Ae, whole genome shotgun sequence DNA contains the following:
- the LOC106380563 gene encoding P-loop NTPase domain-containing protein LPA1 homolog 2-like encodes MAEATKLLYVEVVEGNGEDLFRYTRPVLQSTLQLMGCKARHAFKISRRVFELIRSEGSCNSSPEHGKEPEFSKKGGGGGGGSTHCLVADDVDKDKSKPFEMYKRRTTVFVTRQIFLDVVCDSLAEYKYVGRDQRADLILACRIRERKESVTVLLCGTSGCGKSTLSALLGSRLGITTVVSTDSIRHMMRSFADEKQNPLLWASTYHAGEYLDPVAVAESKAKRKAKKLKGSRGVNSNTQKMDAGSNSSTTELLSDKQMAIEGYKAQSEMVIDSLDRLITTWEKRRESVVVEGVHLSLNFVMGLMKKHPSIVPFMVYISNEEKHLERFAVRAKYMTLDPAKNKYVKYIRNIRTIQDYLCKRADKHLVPKINNTNVDKSVATIHATVFSCLRRREAGEKLYDVGTNTVAVIDEEHRNQCAANSLRSKGMFQLQRTGSSRRVMALLNTDGTVAKTWPVGSVDEIRKPIIRTEMNDGTEHPVNGYLEKGEAVNLQFGLFGISAWPSDGATSHAGSVDESRADFTETGSRHYSSCCSSPRISDGPSKELKEEQSVNGSDEDEEIDDEFPEPDSDEDNSDNNDERNREEVGSVDEESTKSDEEYDDLAMEDKSYWTDNEEEKETRDTISMASENNHKEATTKPKKDDEKYIQNLDLFLRTVNQPLTESLELTSEYRNRMLIAASDKAKMRKRSLSIPAVGKHGAIIDDQILDNHTDPFLLNGQ; translated from the exons ATGGCGGAGGCGACGAAGCTTCTGTATGTAGAGGTGGTCGAGGGTAATGGAGAGGATTTGTTTAGGTATACGCGTCCTGTATTGCAGAGTACTCTTCAGCTTATGGGATGCAAGGCGCGTCACGCCTTCAAG ATAAGCCGCAGGGTTTTTGAGTTAATAAGAAGTGAGGGATCTTGCAATTCCTCACCAGAGCATGGGAAGGAGCCTGAGTTTTCAAAAaagggtggtggtggtggtggtggttcaaCTCACTGTTTGGTTGCTGATGATGTTGACAAGGATAAAAGTAAACCTTTTGAGATGTATAAAAGACGGACAACTGTTTTTGTAACACGGCAGATATTCTTAGATGTTGTGTGTGATTCCCTCGCTGAATATAAGTACGTTGGCCGTGACCAGAGAGCAGATTTGATTCTCGCATGCAG AATCCGCGAAAGGAAAGAATCTGTAACTGTTCTGCTCTGTGGTACCAGTGGCTGTGGTAAATCTACATTGTCTGCATTGCTG GGTAGCAGGCTGGGGATTACGACTGTGGTATCAACTGACTCTATAAGACACATGATGAGGAGCTTCGCTGATGAGAAGCAGAATCCTTTGCTATGGGCTTCGACCTACCATGCTGGAGAGTACCTTGATCCTGTGGCAGTTGCTGAGTCAAAGGCCAAAAGAAAAGCGAAAAAGTTGAAAGGCTCTCGAGGTGTAAACTCCAACACCCAAAAGATGGATGCTGGATCAAACTCAAGCACTACTGAGCTGTTAAGTGATAAGCAGATGGCTATAGAAGGGTATAAGGCACAAAGCGAGATGGTGATTGACAGTCTCGATAGGCTCATTACGACATGGGAAAAAAGGAGAGAGTCTGTAGTCGTTGAGGGGGTCCACCTAAGCCTTAACTTTGTC ATGGGACTGATGAAAAAGCACCCTTCGATTGTTCCCTTTATGGTATACATCTCGAATGAGGAGAAACACTTGGAACGATTTGCAGTCCGAGCAAAGTACATGACGTTGGATCCAGCAAAGAATAAGTATGTAAAATATATACGTAACATCAGAACAATACAGGATTATCTATGTAAACGAGCCGACAAACATCTCGTTCCTAAGATAAACAACACAAATGTGGACAAGAGCGTGGCTACAATCCACGCTACAGTCTTCAGTTGTCTGCGTAGACGCGAAGCAGGAGAGAAGCTCTATGACGTAGGCACAAACACAGTCGCTGTTATCGATGAAGAGCACAGGAACCAATGTGCAGCCAATTCATTAAGGTCCAAGGGAATGTTTCAGCTGCAGAGAACAGGCTCCTCCAGGCGTGTGATGGCTCTTCTGAACACTGACGGCACCGTAGCAAAAACGTGGCCTGTGGGTTCCGTTGATGAGATTAGGAAGCCCATCATTCGTACTGAGATGAATGATGGAACAGAGCATCCTGTTAACGGATACCTAGAGAAAGGTGAAGCAGTGAATCTTCAGTTCGGTCTCTTTGGGATCAGCGCTTGGCCTAGTGATGGCGCAACCAGTCACGCTGGGAGTGTAGACGAGTCGAGAGCAGATTTTACTGAAACCGGAAGCAGACATTACTCTTCTTGCTGCAGTTCACCTCGGATATCTGATGGGCCTTCAAAAGAG CTTAAGGAGGAGCAGTCTGTGAATGGgagtgatgaagatgaagaaatcgatgatgAGTTCCCTGAGCCAGATTCTGATGAAGATAACAGCGATAACAATGATGAACGCAACCGTGAAGAG GTTGGATCGGTGGATGAGGAATCGACAAAGTCAGATGAAGAGTACGATGATCTGGCAATGGAAGACAAGAGTTACTGGACAgacaacgaagaagaaaaagagactCGAGACACAATCTCCATGGCGTCTGAAAACAACCATAAGGAGGCAACAACTAAGCCCAAGAAAGATGATGAGAAATACATCCAAAACCTCGACCTTTTCCTCAGGACAGTGAACCAACCATTAACTGAATCTCTCGAGCTTACGTCTGAGTACAGGAACAGAATGCTTATAGCAGCTTCGGATAAAGCTAAGATGAGGAAACGTTCACTTAGTATCCCGGCGGTTGGGAAACACGGTGCAATCATAGATGACCAGATTTTAGATAACCACACTGATCCATTTCTCTTGAATGGCCAGTGA